tctttccaataagttgactctgacgaagacatagctgctttaaatgtttgtggctcattttcaagcaatagtgctacaaaatctggtccaaaagaaacagattttagttgtcgagtacttcgcctaggttcctcactagttagaatattttccattgattcttctcgtggtcgtttatatctttcacttgttgactcactttcagttttatacggataaatgttttcaaaaaactctgcattatctgattcaattatcgtattaacatgaatctcaggattatcacatttgtgaaccaaaaatcgacaggctttactattcacagcatatccaataaagacacaatctattgttttgggtctaattttaaccctcttcggtaaaggaacctctaccttggctaaacacccccacactttaaaatatttcaagttgggttttcttcctttccacaactcatatggaattgattgtgtttttcgatggggtactctattgagtattttattagctataagaatggcttccccccaaagatttcgcggtgaaccagaattgatcattaaggcattcatcatttcctttaatgttctgttcttccgttctgccaaaccatttgactgtggtgtataaggtgcagtagtttgatgaataataccatattccaaacatatctctgcaaaaggagattcatattctccacccctatcactccgaatcatttttatctttagattcaattggttttccacttcatttttgtattgcttaaatgcatcaattgcttcatccttactattaagcaagtatacataacaaaatcgagtgcagtcatcaataaaagtaataaagtacttttttccaccacgagatggtgttgacttcatatcgcatatatctgtatgaattaagtctaaagttttagaatttctttcaacagacttgtaaggatgtttaacaaacttactttccacacaaatttcacattttgacttatcgcatttaaaatcaggcaatacttctaaattaaccaattttcgcaaggctttgtaatttacatgtcccaaacgggcatgccataaatcacttaactccaataagtaaatagaagcagaatttttattgatactttcaataaccattacatttagtttgaaaagaacCTCATTGAGatagccctttcctatgaatatttcattcttacttattacagctttatcactaactaggacacacttaaacccgttcttaacgagtagtgcagcagaaactaaattcttcctaatagtagggacatgcagaacattatttaaagtcaacactttgccggatgtcattttTAATATTACTTTGCCAGTTCCAGCAATCCTTGctgttgctgtgtttcccatgaataaatcttcatcgtactcagcaggagtgtatgttgcaaaggcttcttttgcagagcaaatatgtctagtggcacctgagtcgagaaaccactccttgggatttccaactaagttacactccgttatcattgcacacaagtcatctgcatcttccattttttccacgatgtttgcttgatttttgcctttgcctttgtttttgttctttcttggagcatgacaatcagaagatctatgaccagccttgccacaattataacagttgcctttgaatttcttcttggcctgttctgacttctgcccgttggacttctttctctttttgtctttggtaggaggttcttcaacaatattaactccaatgattgttgaactcttacgcgacttcttttcggcatttctgttatcttcctcaatcttgagccgaatcacaagatcttcaagcttcatttctttacgcttgtgctttaaataattcttgaaatcattccacgaaggaggcaacttctcgatcattgcagccacttgaaaagcttcatttactaccatatcttcagcaatcagatcatggagaataagttgatgttcctgcacttgtgatccaacagttttactatctgtcattttatagtctaaaaactttgcgaccacaaactttttcaagcatgcatcatctgtcttatatttcttctcaagtgaatTCCACAActattttgaagttgttattgcactatagatattatataagtcatcctctaatgcactcaaaatgtaacctttacataggagGTCTGACTGTTTCCAtacttcaacaatcataaatttttccctgtctggcatatcatcagcaggaactggagtatcttcacttgtaaatttctgcagaccaagagttgtaagccagaaaaatactcgttgctgccatcctttaaaattcacacctgtgaatttacccggtttctctgcttgtgatacAATAGGtcgggttggtgcagcaacagccactgtaacaccagtgttttccatttctgataaacaaaattgacacaatataagtaagcaataaaaatataattacagacttaaaggagtataaaatcacaaagatttttgtctccaccagaaacacaaatttaataatttccttaagattgtttccaatttgtgttataaaatcagaaattactggctcaaataaatcattcaaaaacacaaagtaactgagatttaataatttccttaagattgtttccaatctgtgttataaaatcagaaattactggttctaataaatcattcagaaacacaaaGTAACTGAGACTTAATaaaaccagtaaataagatgaacagaaatttatttgtaaaaaataatttaatctgtaaaaacgtaccagaatctggaatactcttattgaaaatttaggaagaaaatcaagtccactgaattcacagtgtccccttaaaaaaattattcccctctaatatccgaggtttgatttggaatataacctcccagggtaaaatgattttaatcagtagagtgtggataccaaaaactctactgtcagcgaatcaatccacaacagaaaagtacacgaagaaatatgtgattttaagaagaaggaagatcagaaaaaaaACGTAgtaatattctgaagactgaatggtatttataggcaagaagaatatattctgaaaggttgcaaccctttcagaattaacacgaccattaatgaaaggttgcaaactttcaaatggtattgactgttcttgaaagttgcaacctttcagaacagtcatggcgggaaattttgaatataacggaatttaaaacgggtcactcgcgcggatccgagtcgggtcgggttttaactaaaaaattgaaaacatttcggttatcaactaatttattaaaaattatctctcgatcgatcatttacCAAAGCcgaagccaaagccgaagcgagcgagcgacgacgacgacggcgagaggggggtccctctttcgaacccttttatttatttaaactctcctattttcctttccattaccgatgagggactattgcctttttcaataaagcattagaggacttttcaagttcccaacctttcaagttctaaacctttcaaattcctctccttccctctatttcccatcaattcttgctacatacccaacaaatTTTGAAGTATGTCTACCCCTTCTCTCATCCCTTTTATTTAAAGTTGCAGAGATGTTAAGATTTCATTCCCATTCATACCCAGAAACTCTGcaaaatttttcatacttcGTTAATTTTCTTTACTGGTttgttcatttttcaaaaaggaGGCTTAGTTTTATTCCATTATTTTATGGAAAAATTACGCagttaagtaaatttatacTGCTTAATAACttatcatagctatagttttcTACAATTACCAGTCgtgactaacattatacattaattatgtgggaTGACTTTGAGTTTATATAATTACtcacatttgtatatgtataactcACCAAAATagacaaatgcatatgtataataaacaattttataactaatatacatataaaactcACTTCTCTCCCACTCCTTGCCCTCTCTAGCttgcctctctctctctcccaatcccgcttgccatatatacaaatgcataggtataatagaaaattattctaatcgatatacatatacagtttatatctctcccactctctgccctcttcCACTTGCCTCTTGCCCGATCCCACTAGCCTCTCTCCACCCACTCCCAATCtagctcgcctctctcctccttctCCAAATCTTGCTTGTCATATAtccaaatacatatatataatatacaattatctaatcaatGTATATATTCGATTCAAATATCTCCCACTCTTTGCCCTCTGtagctcacctctctcctcgaAGTTTTGACCAAAATGAGCTATTTTTAAAaccaattcaccaaaataatatgtttttaacttttttcacaaaactagtataaacgtactttatggtaacgttttaggatattttcattataaaaattcaacGGACAAAAAGTTAACGGGTTGGAGACGTTAAACGCATAAACGTaactgtgagtaacgttttatacctaaaacgttactcaagAGTACGTTTTTGGAGAATCCAATCACGGGCCATTGACTCCAATGCTGAAAAGGCGGAGTCAAATCATTCAACTGTAAAACATTACTACACTAAAAATGTTACTTTGAGTCTCGTTTCTTAAGAATCCAATCACGGGCCTTCGACTTCTGcaaatttagaatatatttagctataaaacgttactcacagtaacgttttatcTTAAAAATGTTGCTACCAATTACAACACTCTGTTAAAGTCATATTCCTCAATTTTTCAAACTCACCAAAGTGactataaataaatgttgttgtaaattttttttatgttcaaatATAATTCAGCAAAAATTTTCCTTGTATGgtccattttaaaaataatattcagaAAATTTCATCAGGTATGAATTAAATAAGTGAAGTTTATCCTTTGTTATGTTCTTATTACAGCCTTAAAATTATCtttctaatttaataatattgttttaaaaaatattttatctttatgtgTAGGATTAAGATGACGAGCTTTGAACATAATGTGATGGTTGCTTTGTATTGGGGTGGAGAAATATTTACGGATATGAACGGATTTAGGTATACTGAATGTGCTAGAACGATTATTAGCATGTCGACTTCAACTACCTATGTTGAATTGGTTGGATTGTTACATGAGAAAATGGGAACATATAGTGAAAATATTCGTATGTATATTTCTGGAAAATATCCATGTTCAATTCAAGGTAACAATACAAGGTTCATTGAGTTTAAAATTGAGAATGACCAATCTTTGTTACAATTTCTTTTCATACCTCAAAAATTTGCGGATAAGATTGATATAAATGTTTTGGAGGTGTATGTAAAGACTGTATCGACAGGCCAAAATGTTGCATTTCAAGTTAGTGGTCATCATGGTTATCACATGAATTTGTTGGCTCAAAATTATGGCCTTACCACGATCAACCAAGCTCATTTTGTAGAACCGATTGTTCAACCATCATTTAAACAATTGTTGATGCATGATCATCGATGATTTGGTGAAGGCTCAAGTAGTCAAATGCATATTGATAATAGTCACATGGAATATGAGGCTAGGTAAACAacaaatctttattttattaaattttagtctaacaatttaataagataatttttattgtaAGTATACGcaaattatctcttataaatagaagaaataatattttagaatatttattatcGCTTTTAAAACAAGcttgtatatttataattttgctagaatttgactaatatttttttacagaGATATTGATATCAACGTTGATCTATATAATGATGTAAATGCTGAAATTAGTGATGAAAGTTCGGAGGAAGATGAACATCCGAAAGATGGTGATGAAAGTGAACCTGATGAAGATATCGATGATATTagagatttttctcaaaatggtGTAAATCTTCATAATCAGGATCAGGGTGTGTCTCATGACATACCCTATTTCAAGACATTAGAGAATGAGGAAGACATTTTTATGTCTACATGTGAATCTGAGATGGAATGTTGTTCCGTTTGGTCTGAGCAagcaaaaaaagatttaaaaaaaggtaTGCTTTTTAGTAGtaaagaaaagttgaaaatggGTGTAACGATTTGGAGTTTACACAAAAATAAGGAGTTCAAGGTGGTAACATCTACCAAAAGTCTATGGGTTGTGAGATGtaagttttataatttattgGATTGCATGTGGTTTCTTCGAGGACGACAAGTTGGAGATAAACTTTGGAAGATAGGAAAATATGTTGAAAACCATAGATGTGAGACTGAGGGGCTTTCTAGCGGTCACGCCAACCTAAATACCAATTTTATTGCATCACTACTTCTaaatcaaattagaaaaaatcctAAGTTCTTGGTGGTAGATGTCATTTCAAAGGTTCATGAAAATTTTGGCCACCAAGTGACATATAGGAAAGCATGGCTTGGACGTCAACACGCATTTGAATTGGTATATGGTGACTTTGAGAAATCATTTAGTGACCTACCTAAATTTTTTGCAGCTTTTCAACACTTTAACCATGGAACAATTGTGGAATGGAAATACGAAGAGTCTATGAGTTCATCGGaggtaaaaacttttaaaattgtattttgggctttcaAGCCATGCATTGATGGATTCCAAACATGTTGCCTAGTTATTTCAGTAGATGGAACTCATATTTATGGAAAATATGAGatcaaattattaattgttgttgGAATTGATGGAAATGATAACATTCTCCCTTTAGCGTTTGCTATTGTAGACCAAGAATCAAAAGAGGCATGGAAATGgttttttagaaatttgagtGCACATGTGATAAAAAGTAGACAAAATGTATGTGTTATATCTGATAGGGCAAAAGGAATCTTGACTAGTTTGCAGGAGTTGCGGCGATTTCAAGAGCCTCGAGTCTTCCATCGGTTTTGAATAAGACATCTTAAGAGCAACTTTCAATCTAAATTTCCAAACAAGGACCTTAGCATATTGATGTGGAGGGCTGCTTCGGCCCATCAAGTAAGGAAGTTTGAGTCCATGATGtggaaaattaaagaagaaaatatcgaAGCATATGCATACCTCATGGAAATTCCCTTGGATAAATGGACTGTTAGCCATGGTGATGGAAAAAGATGGGGAGTGTTGACAACAAATCTTTCAGAGTCATTCAATGGAGTGTTGAAAAAAGCATGAGGTTTGTCTGTCACTGCTATGATTAGACTTTCATTGGAGCAAACTATTGAACGGTATACCCGTAGGTCTCAAATAGCACACCAACTTGCAGAGCAAAATGAATTATGGACCGGGAGGTTCAAAATAAAGTGGGAGAAGAATTATGAAAGTTCAAAGAGGCACTTTGTTTTTGATTGGAATATACCCACAGGAGTATACGAGGTTAGATCTATACAAGTTGATGGTACTGGTGGTAATCCTCATTGTGTTTcactaaatgaaagaaaatgtgaTTGTGGAAAATGGGTTAATCTGCACTTCCCGTGTTCACATGTCATGAAGGTAACTGATAGAATGGGAGGTCTAGCTAGAAATTTTGTTAGCGAGCATTTCACAATAGAGAATTTTGTTGCAACATATTCTGGGTCATTCTCACCAATTGGTCATGAGTCATATTGGCCATCTCAAAGTTTTACAATGACAAGTAATGAATTCTATCGTCGTCCCAATCGGCCAAGGACAACTAGAATACATAATGAAATGGATCGTAGTTCTACAGTGTATGAGCGAGCTTGTGGATTATGCAGGCAGACAGGACATGATAGGCGTCAATGTCCCAATCgtaattaaatttaagtgaatAATTATGGGTCAATGTCTAATGGtgttaattttctttatgttatCTAATGTAATGTGAATTTTTCCAGATTGCTAATAAAGgaaaattattaatgttaatatCCATTTATATTAATTTCCTTTCAATTATTAGTGCTAAACTTGTTGAAGTGTTTTCTACAAAGGTGCTTTAATAAGTCCTTATCTCAAGAGCATATACCATCATAGCAAGATTTCAGGTACATCAATGGTTGGCGGAAGGATCTTAGGTGATGTTTGGTTGGGAGTAGTGGAGAAAGTGATCTCCACTTATACTTAGTGTTATTATAATGTTttgtttcattctttctttccatATAAAATTTAGGATATTTATAGTACAATTTTTGTTTCCACTTCTCTTGTCGCATAACTGATATCCTCTTTAAGTTATGCGGgtattgatatattattttatgcaagATAAGAATGCGGGGATAGTATAATATGGAGTAAAATTACAAGATGACAAAAATAACCCTTCACGTGTTatccaatatttattttgtcaaaagaatttaaaaaatattttttaatatgcaCTTTAGTATAACAAATCTAACATCCATTGAGTAAATAATCCTTCCACTACAGCTCTTGTATTATAAACTTAACCTTGAATTTCAATCCCTACATTACAATCTCTACATTGCCATCCATGCATTTCTAATTCCCCTGTAACTTGCTTCTAATCCAAATGACCAATTAAAGCATTGTGGTACCTGAGATAGTTGCTATTTACCCGGAATACATATATGAGCTACCTATTATTTATGTCAATAAGAGATGCTATACTAAGATTTCAGGCATTATCTTTTAACCACACTTTCTGAAGTGGAAAAGAATAACAAGAAGGAAAGCAAAGAACCAGCAGGAGCATAAGTAGGAAATAAGCACTGAATGTATGCTAATGAGGCAAAACATCCTTGAAGTTGATGTATAAAAGCCACAAATTTGTTTCTTCACCTCAGCAGGAGATTTGTTATGCTCCCTGAAATCACCCATATATATAGAACATGTTGctttacaaaataataactaGTAGCTTCATTCTTCACAAAAAATCTCTACTATTCACCAAGGGTTATCCAGAATTACAACAAGCTGCATCAACCTAAGAAAAAATGATTAAGAAAACTTTGATGAGTTATATTCACCAAGAATCAATCTATACTGAAAGCACAAACTCAGTTGCACAAGCTAGCACGTCGAGTACAGCAGCAGTATGGATGGAAACTTGATGTACAGCACACAAAAAGCAACAATTTCCAAGATATCTAAAAGGCTAACGACGCAAGCATTCAAATAACTTGGAAAACTTAAGAATTTCAGTTTTCCAAAAGGCTAAAACTCGACGCAAATCAATTTTCCAATATCTATCGAGAGAATCTAAACATCTTACAAGAAAGTGGGGACTGACAGTGAAACCATAAAGTCAAATATTCCTCCAGCTTTGGACATCTTCATCTGTTAACTGCTTGTTAGACATgggaattcaatatttttaggaCTTGAAATCTTCATTAAGGATCTATTGAACAGCTAGCAAGGACGGTATATGAAGAAAAGGATGAAGTACAATGGTTCTAAAACTTATATTTGCTAGCACACAAAAAGCAACAATTTGCTAGAACAACTCTGTTTTACCAAAACACGGAAGAAACAACCAATGACGTATTATCATATAGACAACAAAAAGTATTCAAACTATACGACTTAATAATTGTACTAAAACGTAGtaataaatatgttatatacTACTCCTCACAATATCGCCAACTCATAAGAATTGCACAATATTTAAATAGGaacaattaaattgaaaatcaaaagaTAAATGCCATTTTAGTGTAGCAGCACTTgctgcaactcttcattaattGCTATGGATACATAATATCCCTCTAATCCCTTACTCTTACTATTAAGTTATAGTCTAGGTGTCATTTTTCCTTTGATTCTGGTTTGGTTGGTAAGCGATAGCAttttttgttctataaaaaGCATATGAAAATGATCCATTAATGTCATGACTTGTTCTGTTCCAACACAGAAAATATCATACCCAATTTTACCTAAGACcgacaaagaagaagaaggagtaCCAAATTTGAATACCTGAAACCTCTCAATTACAGTTCTTTGTTTGtcgttgcttttttttttgccaTGCTGGTAAAGATAGTGACTCCCTGACAAACAAGAATAATTTTCAGTTGTTCGACTAAACAGAGGAGCATttatgtcaaaaaaataaaataaagatgttAATAGTACCAGTCCCACAACGCTGAGGAAAAATCCTACGCTTCTCCTTCACTGATGGTTCACCACATTCGTTTGCATTCTCCACTTCATCGTTGGAGTCCTCTAAATGATTAACAACACCGGGGGTCTCAATGGACATTGGCAGCCCAGGTGATGAATTAAAGTTGGGGGCATTCTCAAAATGTTGAGGTCGAGAACCACCAAATACATTCTCAAGTGATGAAAGACTAGAATTCCTTAATATTTGTGATGTTGTGTATGGAACAATATCAGTATTTGTTGGTTGATATGTCATACCTGATGTCCCGGGAGTGAATTCTTGAGTTTGGCCCCTTGAAATGGAACCAAAATCACAAGTTGTGTGATCATCTTCGGAGACTAATTCATCCATTTCAATAGGCGCTCACCCTTTCTCAACAGCACGAGCCCTCCTACCGGCAACACCACCTTTTCCTCGCCTACGAACCGGATGATGTAAATGATCATCATATACCTCATGTCTTCTATAATCGGCTTGTACATTAATCCTAGCAGCCTCGTGCACATATGTCAAGCACTTTTCTCCTTCATTTTGGACCATTGCACGAAATATGTATAAATCCTCCATTGATGGTTGATCACCAAGGGCTTTTGCTCTATCAACCGTGGAATGAATATGACTCACCTACAcaaagatcaattttttttcttacaaacATTTTCCATTCTTTTTTCTAACAGATGCTCAAACAAAGATCAATAAAgcacttattttatattttgtaagaaaaaacATAGGTAACAATTTTCCTAGTCACAATTTTCGAGAAGAAGCAATATTATCCTCAAAAGATAAATCACAAACACGCTAAATATAATGCATACCATTGTTTCATACGCCATTAAATTGGGCACAGAACCTTCTTGTTGTTGAGGACGCTGAGTAGGATTACCAATAACAATACGAGTAATGCGTCTAAACCAAATAAGGTAAGGGTCGTCATATCGAAGTTGTTCACGATTGACCGGAGCATCACAAACATATTGAAGTCGTTGGTTCCAAAGAGGCAACCATTGTGCATGCTCCAACTTCCAATTTGTATTTGGTCTTCCCCTTCGATCATGGTGAAAATGTGTGGTGTCAAATAGAAATGGAGTTGGTATCGTTTGGTTTAATCCAAATTGTCTCATAACTCGATCAGGCAAGTGAACCTCAACGATATCCCAACAATAAATTGGAGCT
The sequence above is a segment of the Solanum lycopersicum chromosome 10, SLM_r2.1 genome. Coding sequences within it:
- the LOC101249684 gene encoding uncharacterized protein, translating into MDELVSEDDHTTCDFGSISRGQTQEFTPGTSGMTYQPTNTDIVPYTTSQILRNSSLSSLENVFGGSRPQHFENAPNFNSSPGLPMSIETPGVVNHLEDSNDEVENANECGEPSVKEKRRIFPQRCGTGSHYLYQHGKKKSNDKQRTVIERFQVDAACCNSG